One Elaeis guineensis isolate ETL-2024a chromosome 10, EG11, whole genome shotgun sequence genomic window carries:
- the LOC105034418 gene encoding U-box domain-containing protein 1-like: protein MDPPPPPAPAVFSGFLPSASLIESLVHVSAEVASMEPLHFLQSRNLSSTIRRIRLILSFFEDIRDSNTPLPPSSILCLTELFSVIRKTKSLIDEFTSGSTLWNLVQTELFSQQFHSCAKEMGRALDILPLSLLDLTVDIRELVELLHKQVRRADMFLDPQELRLREELFQVMAKDTGDGDDHSKSTGRSFLDRKKVQEIMRRVGLRTASDYEEEISKLEAEIPKQAGTGGLVAISNINTLIALVSYSNSVIFRGGSESINQEPKQQSMAIPKGHLSWSSTWSASSALSFDFPDEFRCPITLDLMRDPVIVSSGHTYDRSSIGRWLNSGHHSCPKSGKKLVHMALIPNYALKSLIDQWCKENNVPSSFWDREIGNGNDNRNSHAMDHISATRAATEAVRMTAEFLVGKLAMGSPDIQRQAAYEIRLLAKTGMDNRRIIAEAGAIPFLVTLLVSPDSRTQEDVVTALFNLSILGNNKTLIMAAGAIDAIITVLQKGTAMEARENAAATIFSLSMVDEYKVVIGARPGAIAGLVGLLREGTAAGKRDAATALHNLAVYSANRAGVLAAGAVPVLVDLLTDDKAGVTDDVLALLALLCGCEEGMKEIGDSRLVVPILVDLLRFGSPKGKENSISVLLGLCRDGGEEMGKRLLMNPRSFPSLQSLVAAGSPKARRKAEALLRLLNRCCSQSHNPIG from the coding sequence ATGGATCCCCCACCACCTCCGGCGCCGGCGGTGTTCTCCGGCTTCCTCCCCTCGGCCTCCCTCATCGAATCCCTCGTCCATGTCTCGGCCGAGGTGGCGTCGATGGAACCCCTTCACTTCCTCCAATCCCGCAACCTCTCCTCCACGATTCGGAGAATCAGACTCATCCTATCGTTCTTCGAGGACATCCGAGACTCCAACActcccctccctccctcctccaTCCTCTGCCTCACCGAGCTCTTCTCCGTCATCCGTAAGACCAAGTCCCTCATCGACGAGTTCACCTCCGGCAGCACCCTCTGGAATCTCGTCCAAACCGAGCTCTTTTCCCAACAGTTCCATTCGTGTGCCAAAGAGATGGGCCGGGCTCTCGACATCCTCCCCTTGAGCCTTCTCGACCTCACCGTGGATATCCGCGAGCTGGTCGAGCTCCTCCACAAGCAGGTCAGGCGGGCTGACATGTTCCTCGATCCCCAAGAACTGAGGCTAAGGGAAGAGCTCTTCCAAGTGATGGCCAAAGACACCGGAGACGGCGATGACCATAGCAAGAGCACCGGTAGAAGTTTTTTGGATCGCAAGAAGGTGCAGGAGATCATGAGGAGAGTTGGATTGCGGACTGCGTCGGACTATGAAGAAGAGATATCGAAGCTCGAGGCCGAGATCCCAAAGCAGGCGGGCACAGGTGGCCTCGTCGCCATCTCGAATATTAACACTCTCATTGCCCTCGTCTCGTACTCTAACTCGGTAATCTTTCGTGGCGGCAGTGAGTCAATCAATCAGGAACCGAAGCAACAATCGATGGCCATCCCTAAAGGCCACCTTAGCTGGTCGTCGACTTGGTCGGCGTCATCAGCTCTCTCGTTTGACTTTCCCGATGAGTTCCGGTGCCCGATCACCCTTGACTTGATGCGAGACCCTGTGATCGTTTCATCGGGTCACACCTATGACCGGAGCTCGATAGGTCGCTGGCTCAACTCCGGCCACCATTCCTGCCCGAAGAGTGGCAAGAAGCTAGTTCACATGGCCCTGATACCAAATTACGCACTCAAGAGCTTAATAGATCAATGGTGCAAGGAGAATAACGTCCCTTCCTCGTTTTGGGATCGAGAGATTGGTAACGGTAACGATAACAGAAACTCCCACGCCATGGATCACATCTCAGCTACGAGAGCGGCGACGGAGGCCGTCAGGATGACTGCGGAGTTCTTGGTGGGGAAACTGGCGATGGGCTCACCGGATATTCAACGGCAGGCGGCTTATGAGATACGGTTGCTGGCCAAGACCGGAATGGATAACCGCCGGATCATCGCCGAGGCCGGTGCAATTCCATTCTTGGTTACCCTACTCGTGTCTCCGGATTCTCGGACCCAGGAGGACGTGGTCACTGCGTTGTTCAACCTCTCCATCCTCGGCAACAACAAGACCCTCATAATGGCGGCCGGGGCGATCGACGCTATCATCACCGTCCTCCAGAAGGGAACCGCCATGGAAGCACGGGAGAACGCAGCGGCGACCATATTTAGCCTTTCCATGGTGGATGAGTACAAGGTTGTGATCGGAGCACGGCCGGGGGCGATCGCCGGGCTGGTGGGGCTCCTCAGGGAAGGGACAGCGGCAGGGAAGCGCGACGCGGCCACCGCGCTCCACAACCTTGCTGTGTACAGCGCGAACAGGGCTGGGGTGCTGGCTGCTGGGGCGGTGCCGGTGCTGGTGGACTTGCTGACGGACGACAAGGCCGGGGTGACCGATGATGTGCTCGCGCTACTGGCCCTTCTTTGTGGGTGTGAAGAGGGGATGAAGGAGATTGGGGACAGCAGGTTGGTGGTGCCCATACTTGTGGATCTCCTGAGGTTTGGGTCTCCAAAGGGGAAGGAGAACTCTATATCGGTGCTGTTGGGGTTGTGCAGGGATGGAGGGGAGGAGATGGGCAAGCGTTTGTTGATGAATCCTCGGAGTTTTCCGTCTCTCCAAAGCTTGGTTGCCGCTGGATCTCCCAAGGCTAGGAGGAAGGCTGAGGCCCTCCTCAGATTGCTCAACAGATGCTGCTCGCAGTCTCACAATCCTATTGGATGA